In the genome of Sinobacterium caligoides, one region contains:
- a CDS encoding Hsp20 family protein — MATALSFAPLFRQSIGFDRFNDLFETAATESKQKSSFPPYNILKTGENDYQITMAVAGFSEKDIDITLEKDTLKVTGKTQQEKRQKVEYLYKGIAERSFEQSFRLADHMKVVEADMTHGILTISLLREAPEASKPQMIAINQRS, encoded by the coding sequence ATGGCTACCGCACTATCTTTTGCTCCATTGTTTCGTCAAAGCATCGGTTTCGACCGTTTCAACGATCTTTTTGAAACCGCCGCAACTGAGAGTAAACAAAAAAGTTCATTTCCACCTTACAACATTTTAAAAACAGGTGAAAACGACTACCAGATTACTATGGCTGTTGCTGGCTTCAGTGAGAAAGACATTGATATAACGCTGGAAAAAGACACCTTAAAGGTAACTGGAAAAACCCAACAAGAGAAACGACAAAAGGTCGAATATCTCTACAAGGGTATCGCTGAAAGAAGCTTTGAACAGAGCTTTCGTCTCGCCGATCATATGAAAGTCGTTGAGGCTGACATGACTCACGGTATACTAACTATCTCACTATTGCGTGAGGCACCCGAGGCGAGTAAGCCACAAATGATCGCTATCAATCAGCGCAGCTAA